In the Oncorhynchus keta strain PuntledgeMale-10-30-2019 chromosome 32, Oket_V2, whole genome shotgun sequence genome, CCCAAATGTGTAACTCACGCACTGCCTGTGTATGTACGTTAGCCTCTACACCGGTTGTAAAAACGGATTAATGAGCTtaaattttaagaagttatttggccactttagttgtgattcaaaccttatcaaaacatataggcctatgggcttaGGCTACAGGAGTTGTTTCTTGCCTTAATGCACACAAGTGGGATCATTCACAAGTGAAGGGCTAATAATGTCACCCAttagactattcttgatttaatcttgcctttacatatactaaataatatgtgtCAAATTAGTTTTCATTTataatggaccattatcatggacCTGTCTCGGAACAGGGGCAGGGGGAAAAATACATGTAATCTATGcgcttaaatagcgaatggagttTTCCCGTGGTTAATTTTAataccagccaggtaggctatacttcTGTTTTAAAGCAAAGCTATGTGTTTAATATTAGGAaagcctagcctatagaaagctgatggcctctattaaaaagaagATCCCATCAAAACACTTTTCCcccacaattgcatagcctatagaaatgttgcgcaacatgagctcatcaTGAGCTCATCGATTACGTTTGCATCAGAgtgacaatagagtgctgagtaccaggcagttagctagtttggtaggctactagtgatcagcagcagcatcagagcttggagaagcatagttaccatgactaaacggttacgtggaatttgactgcgttCCTGGCTCGTGACTGCCGGCGTGGCGGTAATATGTTTCACCCTAACAGCACTAGTCTAATCATAGAAtgacaaactcagcaaaaaaataaacgtcctctcactggcaactgcgtttattttcagcaaacttaacatgtgtaaatatttgtatgaacataagattcaacaacagacataaactgaacaagttccacggacatgtgactaacagaaattgaataatgtgtccctgaacaaaggggggttccaaatcaaaagtaatagtcaatgcagctggtggccacaccagatactaagtACTGCAGTCCATCTCCTcttcgtggactgcaccagatttgccagttcttgctgtgagatgttacaccCCTCTTCCAccaaaggcacctgcaagttcccggacatttctggggggaatggccctagccctcaccctccgatccaacaggccccagacgtgctcaatgggattgagatctgggctcttcgctggccatggcagaacactcctgtctcctgtcagacattcctgtcttgcaggaaatcagccaccctgctcgttctgtgcgtggtggcattgtcatgctggagggtcatgtcaggatgagcctgcaagaagggtaccacatgagggaggaggatgtcttccctgtaacacacagtgttgagattacctgcaattacaacaagctcagtccaatgatcctgtgacacaccgctccagaccatgacggaccctccacctccaaatcgatcccgctccagagtacaggcctcggtgtaacgctcattccttcaaccataaacacgaatccgaccatcacccctggtgagacaaaacgtgactcgtcagtgaagagcactttttgccagtcctgtctggtcaaccgatggtgggtttgtgcccataggcgacgttgttgtctggtgaggacctgccttacaacaggccttacAAGccatcagtccagcctctctcagcctactgcggacagtctgagcactgatgaagggattgtgagttcctggtgtaactcgggaagttgttgttgccatcctgtacctgtcccgtacctgtcccgcaggtgtgatgttcggatgtaccgatcctgtgcaggtgttcttacacgtggtctgccacggTCTCTCCTGACTCCCTGTAGcagtcttaggcgtctcacagtacgaacaTTGCACTTTATTGCCCTggacacatctgcagtcctcatgcctccttgcagcatgcctaaggcacattcacacagatgagcagggaccctgtgcatctttcttttggtgtttttcagagtcagtagaaaggcctctttagtgtcctaatttttcataactgtgaccttaattgcctaccgtctgtaagctgttagtgtcttaacgaccgttccacaggtgcatgctcattaattgtttatggttcttcatggttcattgaacaagcaagggaaacagtgtttaaactttttacaatgaagatctgtgaagttatttggatttttacaaattatctttgaaagacagggtcctgaaaaagggacgtttcttttttgctgagtttagatgcATAGATTACATATAGAATCCCTATTAACTTTATTAACCAGTCATGAGGTTTTCATTTGATTGTGAAACAATCACTTCAAAAGGCACTCCTGTTGGTTACCCACGCACGTTTGGCCACTCACAATATAATTCCAGCATCCACAGTGCACCTGCAATTTGCTGAATGGAAAGACAAATCTGTTACAAAAAAACTAAATGTGTAATGACATTCGGCGATTGTCATTAGAGCCACTACACTTGTATCCCGAAATTATGCATCCAATGCTGTATGCACGCATCTCGGTCACTTATCTCCATCTTTCCAACATTTTAGTGTTTTCTTCGAACCACAGGTATACGGACCGATTTCAAGTCAACTCGCTCATTTTCATGCAGCCGACATGCGGTAATGTTAAATAATGTTGTAATTCAATATAGTTTTTTCTGCATTTCCTTTAAATTATTGCGATGGGTCACGTTTTACTGGTACGGCGTACCACCACTATTTATTTTGTTGGTACCGGAATGTACCGGCTTACTTTCACCTCTGTTTGATACCCCTCTTCTCTCCATTGGGCTCTCATTCAGTTTGTCTGTTTAATTCAACTACTCCTCCTATTTGTCATCTGCTAGATCACCCTCTCATTTGCATGATTTTTCATCATCTCCCTTCTATCACCATCACAATCTCCCTACTCTACTGTCCTcaatcctctcttccccctctctttctctcccaccctcactctctctcaccgaTGTGGTTGATGACAGGGCTGAGGTGACAGTGTTCCAGGGCCTCCAGTAGCCGGGGGTCAGGGTGACGTCCACATGGGTCCAGGTTCTCTCGCACTGTCCCGCTGAACAGGAAAGGGTCCTGGGGGATGATGGCCAGTTTGGACCTGAAGGGGGAGCCACAAATACAGTGGAAATGGATCCGTCAACTACTCTAGAGTCATCGATTTTTTTGTAGTTCAAAATAAGCAGACATGCTTGATGAATGTCATCAGCTATAAAGAGCTTTTATTACAGATGCACAGATCCCCATCATCATCAGTTTAAAAAACAAAATTAAAatcatatcaccaccatcatctcttAATCCTCTCACCTGAGCTGGGCCAGTCCCACCTGGCTGGTGTCCACTCCATCCAGTAAGATCTGACCCTGGTTCAGCTCCACCATGCGGAAGAGGGCCAGGAACAGGGTCGACTTGCCTGAGCCCGTCCGGCCTACCACCCCCACCTTCTCCCCAGGCCGGACCACCAGGCTCACCCCGTCCAGGGCGTTGGGCAGCCCCTCTCTGTAGGACAGCACGGCCCCACGGAACTCCACCCAACCCTGCTCCGGCCACGAGGTGGGCACCTATGGTAAAGACGGAAGTAGATGGGTCCTCAGTCATGTAACAAACGTACTTGTTTTCTATTCCCCTGAATGGCCACTTCAGTAAGAAGTAACTGACCAGGCTAAAATACCCAAAGAACTTGAACAAATAGATTTAGTAATTTTAGAAATAACACCTATCCAACACCTCATAAAGACAACCACTGAAAACCTGGCGTACACTTCTGACATTGAAACAAAGGAATTATGAAGCCTCAATGGAGTGCAACTGAGTAGCATGCTATAAGACACACGTCCTCACAGGACTCCTCACCTGTGGGTTGCTGTGTTGTGGCTCAGTGGGCAGGGTGGTGGAGTACTCCTCGGTGCGCTCCACACTCACCAGCTGCATCTCTGTCTGGGTAAAGTTGAAGATGAGGCCTGACAGCAGGCCTGTGATGGACAGAGcataggacagggacagacccACCAGACCTGGCAGGGAGAGCAACCATAGGACAAACAGTTGTTATTAAGGCCTAGGCACAGCAAACaagacatacactgagtatactcTATACAAAACAATATTGCCCTCAGAAccgcctcaattcgtcggggcatggactctacaaggtgtcgatagcattccacagggatgctggcccatgttgactccaatgctttccacagttgtgtcaagttggctggatgtcctttgggtggtgaaccattcttgatacacacaggaaactgttgcgcgtagaaaaacccagcagcgttgcaattcttgacacaaacggagcacctggcacctactacagtaccctgttcaaaaggcacttaaatattttgtcttgcccattcatcctctgaatggcacacatacacaatccatgtctcaattttctcaaggcttaaaaatcattctttaacctgtctcctccccttcatcaacactgattgaagttgatttaacaagtgacattaataagggatcatagctaacacctggattcacctggtgagtctacgtcatggaaagaggtgttcttaatgttttgtatactcagagTACATGTACTGATACTACTTCTAGATTCTCCTCTACAGCAGCCTCAACAACTAGTAGACATCAACCGTGTAATCGAGGCCTGTGTTGTGCTAAACCTGTGCTGACTATGGGACACATGCTAACATGCTAGCTGGGTGCTCACCCGGGTCGATGGATTTGAACTGGTGCTGGACGACGGCGATCACGCTGATGCCCGTCACCACGACAACGCCGATCATCTGCAGGCGGATGTCCAGCCACTGCATGGCGGCGTTGCTAAGGAACAGACAGCGCTGGTTCTGCTCCAGACGCCTCTCGTTCTCCTCCTCAAATCTAGAGCCACAACAGACAGACGGAGAACATAAACCTCCttccaaaaaaaaatatatatatatatgttttggcTTGGACCTTGGACTGGTCCTAGAGCGGTACAAGTTGAGCCGGCTTTTGTGCAAGCTCAGATCTAACCGCTAACACCCCTGATTCAACTAGCCAAATCAAGGTTGGTAACCACCAGATCTAGAGTGGGTCCAAAATATAAATTCCTCATTCTAACTTTACCGTCCTCACCTGGAGGCACTGGAACTTGCTCGGATGGTACCGAGGCCACTCAGCGTCTCAGAGAAATGTGAATACACCGGCGAGAGGGTGAGGCTGCACAGACGCTTCAGGTCTCTGGATGTGTGTCGGTAGAAGCGCTGTGTGAGGTGGTAGAGCAGGCCCAGGGGAAGCAGGGCCACTAGGAACCAGGGCAGGCCGTAGCTCATCACTACCAGCATGCCCAGCAGGCCGAAGATGCTAGCCAGCAGGATGttgaggaagaaagggagagtgTCGTCCACGCTGTACAGGTCGGAGGAGAAGCGGTTAAGGATGCGGCCCAGCGGTGTAGTGTCGAAGAAGGTAACTGTAGCCTGGATTGATATAGAGAGAGGcgggtcagggttagttaggtGTGTTTGTACTCCATCATGGCAATGTAAACAGTAAACACTACAAATACTACGTGTATTAAGGTAGTCTAGCAGTCTGAACCACTGCCTTCAGATCATATATATGGCTGCAGCAAGATCAATGCCTTTTCAGCCTAAAACTATCTTTCCCACTGTCTCACCTCTATCCAATAAAGCATTTTTGTTTATGTACAAAAAAAATATACCTTTAAAATAAATACTACAAAGTGTATAAAACATATAAATTTGTTTTTTTACAAACAGTACCCAACACTAGGAATGTTTGGACaaaacaagtacactgtaaattATCTACAGAACATCAACTCTCACACAGTAGAGGCTGGAATGGATAATGGTTGGAATGGAGTgttatcaaccacatggaaaccacgtcTTTGAGATGTTTTATACCATTCCATTGacaccattccagccattactatgagccatcctcccctcagcagcccccACTGCTCTCACAGCATGAGTTGAACCGTGATCATTTTTCCGAATAAATCATAATTATGCTataaaatgtaaaatacatcTTTTACATGATTGAAACCATGACCATGGTCATGACTAAACCAGTTTCCCGAGGGGTCAACTGAACAGAAGACGCTCAACCTTGAGGACTGTGTCAAGCAGCCTGTTATGGATGACCAATGCTGCACGGATGCCTCCAAAGGCGAAGAGGAAGGCTCGGAAGGCGGTGAAGACCGTGTTGGCACCCGCAATGGAAGAGTAAACTGTCAGATAGAACTTCACCTCCGAGCTCATGTTGGCGAAAGCTGTCGTTTCCATAATATTGACAGGGAACCTGGGGATAAAACACACATTTGAATCAATCTTGTCATGCGTGTGTGCTGCATCATGGAAGTCTCTGCGATTTGACACCTAATCCTTTTACTGCACAATCTAAAGGATTTAGATTTAGAGGCTCTGTAATATCAATGGAGAGTACCTAAGTATGACTTAAAGCAGTGTGGAGTCATAAGTGGTGATGAGTTCTGACTCCTAAACTTGAAATATGGAGTGTTATAGTCTGGTTTCTACACCAGAAGTAAATGGTTATCTGTAGCAGGAATGTATATGGTGGAGGCAATTAAGCTTggaatgtactgagtaaaggaaaGGAAATCACATCGTTGCAGTCACTGATAAGGGTGGAGAGCTGTGgtttagtgaggaatgtggggcagaggtcaggtcagatTAAGGGAGAAGGAACTGTTTATTGCCCGCATCACTTAACTTCCTGTCTAGCAATAAAGatcatgtcatgtttagagaagaggaggaggatactTCACCCAAATTGGGGTATATATACTCGTGCTGGGGGAAACTCGTGCTGTTTTTGTCTGCTCAGCTGTCCGACCCtttgggtgaataaacttggtttgagcttttaTAGTTGTCCATCAGTTTTTGCCATGTTATTTAGAACCTAACAGTGGATTATATAAGAGGAATGACACTGCACATTCTGAGTAATTGAATCTAATCCAGTGTATCAGTCTCAACGTTGTAATAACCTCTAACTTACATTAGTCCTCCAGGAGAGAATAGCAGCAGGTGTGGTGAGCTGTAGGCAGGCATGAGAACACTCTGGGCGGAACCATTGTTCTTCAGGTTAGAGATCCAGTGGGACAGCCACCAGTCAGACACATTCttagaggctgagacagagacagcaaaATGTAAAATTCATAAACAATCCAGCAAAGCCAACAGAAGTGTGATGTCATATTAAGGCGCTAGGTGGTAGCTGTACCTTGCATGAGGAGTAGGGACAGCAAGATGGAGACAGCCAAGGGCCCTCCTACCGCTCTCCAGTAGGTGTGGTAAACCTTCCAGGCCAGCCCGCCCACCGCCTTCTGCTCCTCCCTTGATAGTGTAGACTCCTCCTCCGCAAACAGCTCATTGGATGGACCCTGCTTCTCCTCTCGCTCAATGACATCTGTTTCAAGTTAGAACGCAAATAAAAACACCTGCCAATTTTTCCATGGAGTAGTCCATCACTCAATTCAACAACAAGGTGTAGAAAATAATCAAATGGACTTTCATTCCTCTGCATCAGTGATATTAGCACTGTGTTGCAAGCAATATATTCCAAAACACAACGCTAAGAGACATAAATGACTACTGGTACCTTTCTCCTTTGCATTACTGTCATTCTTCCGGTTCTTGGGCACTGCTTCGACCAAAGGAAGGACCTCTTCAGGTGTACCTATTTAAAACGAATGAGAAGGACAGAGAGTTTATTCAGACATATGCATTTACACAGAAATGTAATTCATTATTCCATTATCAATTGAGGAACGTAAGGCCAGAGTTCACTACCCGTTTTAATAATTGTTCCATTGTCCATGAGAATCACCACATCAGCTTTGTCCACAAACTCTATGCGGTGGGTGCATAGGATTCTGGTCTTGCTCCTGAGGATCCCCATGATGCATCTCTCCATGAGGTGATGGGCCACGTCAGAGTCTACTGCTGCCAGTGGATCGTCCAGGAGGAAAATGTCTTTCTCCTTGTTCGTTTAAAAGAGAGATTGACATTCAATACAAAAAGCAAATGATGTAATGTTTTCTGCCATCCATTCTTCTAACCTGGCAAAAGCTTGCTTGTTAAATAAAGTTGGAGAGTCACTGATACACAGTCTCTGTCTTTTCTAGATGGCTGTTGTGTTACCATGGATTCTGGTGAGGACTCTTACCATGTAAACAGCTCTGGCCAAGGCCAGGCGAGCTTTCTGTCCTCCACTCAGAGTCACTCCGTTCTCTCCCACCTCGGTCCTGTCCCCATTAGGCAGAATCTGGACAAACAAGACAATTCAGTCAAATATTTTCAAATGCACCGAGTTTGGATTTTGTCTTTATTAACATTCGTTGGATATATAACAAATATATTAGAGGTTGGTCAAGTAAAGTTTGGACTTGGCCAAAATAAAAATGGAACAAGGGATAAAGCTAGCATTGAGGTTGTCTATGAGGATAAGAGAGattgaagcagagagagagaaacaaataaAGAAAGTGAAAAAGAGAGGCGAGTCTCACATTGAGGTCGTCCGTGAGCGCACAGGCCTCCACCACAGCCTGGTAGAAAGAACTGTTGTAGTCCTTGCCAAACAGGATGTTGTCCCGAACTGTTGCATGCTGGATCCACGGCTCCTGAGCGGCGAGACCAAACCCATCCTCCCTGCCCTGGACGTATACATCACCTCCACGCCTACAGAGGGAAGTAACAACTCAACGATAGATCCAAAAAGGTCATTGAAATAAACCAACAAAACAAATTTACTTGAGCTTTGTAAGCTTAGTAAATGAGGCGGTGAGCACTACCGGTTGAGTTCTCCAGTGATGGCTGCCAGTAAGGAGCTCTTCCCACAGCCCACCTTGCCCACCACAACAACTAGGGATCCCTGGCAGACAAGAAAAATAAATACTACATCTTTGCTGTGATAAGATGGTTGACCCCATGATTTCCAAGCTGTATAGGTTACATAGTTTGTGATGCAGGGTACACACCTTAGTGATGGATAGGTTGAGGCTATGGAGCATCAGACTTCCTTTGGGGGATTCAGTATCAGAGCTTGTGGGGTGATCTGGCCCCCCAGGCCCCTGCCATGAGAATATGCCCTGACTCATCACAATGGTGTCCTGGGGGTCCCCAGGGGCCACTGTAAGTTGGAGCCACAAAGTCAATGAAAAACATTTCATGCACATATTTGCATATCTCACTTTCATAGACACAGTTATTGCACATGTATTAATTAATAATGTATGTACAAGCAAAATGTACTTTATTTATGctgagcacgcacacacacacctaccgaGACTGAAATATGCATCGAGGTCCTGGTTGGGCAGCTTGAGGAAGCGTTGGATGCGGTCCAGGGACACCTTGGCCTCCAGGATGCCGTTGAGGACCCAGGGGAAGCTGTTGAGGGGGACGATCAGCATGCCCACTAGGGCCAGAGTGGTGAACACCTGCAATGGTGGAGGGAAAGTGTCCCTATTCGAATTAGTCTCATGCAGCCACATCATCATTGTGTTCCTGGTTATCAGTTAGTAGATCGTTCAATCGCTAGTATGTCTGTTCCAATGTCCATTCTAGCATAGCTACCACTTGGAATGTTCTATCCGAAACATTACTTCATACAAGGTGGTATTGCTAGTGAGGACATTGGAACAGATTGATTGCAAAATATTTTGCTCACTTTTATATGGTAACTACTATCGGATGAAGCACTCTAGTTTCACAAAATGAAATATGGACCGTGCCTACCGTGGCTGCAGTGAGCTCATGGCCGAGCAGCACGTATGTGACAAAGGTGATGATAGATATGACTATGGGTAGAGATCCCCAGGTGTACACGCACACAGCGTCCAGGTACTTAATGGCCTTGAGGTGGGACAGCTCTTGCCTCCGAAAATCTGCTATCTTCTGGGCAAAGTAGGCCTCCCAGTTGTAGAACTTGATGACTCGTATTCCAAAGAGGACCTCTGTCATTAGCTGGAAGGCAAGGACAGGGCAGACAGACGACATTGTTGAGCTCACATCTTTAGGTGAAACGTCTGCAAGCAGTTTCGCAGCTTGACATCAAAGACTTCTAAAGTTGTATGTTGTAATTACTACTTCATTACTACTTAATAGCACTGCTCTAAACAATAAAAATAATAGCATTCATATAGGTGTTGCTATGGTTGGAGTGTTAAGATAAAAGTAAAAGATAGTCAAAGTCATAGAGAATTTCTCACCTTGACACGACTATCCTTATGTGTGAGCATGTGCTTGTTATTCTCCATGATCTTCGAGGCCAGCACCTTATTGAGCGGCACCAGCAGCAGAGCCACACCCAGTCCTCCTAGGAAGGCCACACCCACCTGCAGGTAGAGCAGGTAGAGGGCAATGGAGAACTGGAAGGGCAGACTCCACACTTCGTGGAAATTGTTGAAGAAGTTGATCACGTGGTCCGTGTCCGTGCTCATGAAGTTGACCACCTCGCCCAGGGTGAACCGCGCTGCCAGGCTGCCGCCGCTGACCCGCAGTGCTTTCCCGTAGATGGCTGAGATGAGGGCGGCGCGCGCTGAGAGTGAGACCTTCGAGACTTCGAAGGAAAAGATGTTCCGGATGAGGGCAGAGAAGAAGGTGCTGAAGAAGA is a window encoding:
- the LOC118364887 gene encoding LOW QUALITY PROTEIN: ATP-binding cassette sub-family C member 10-like (The sequence of the model RefSeq protein was modified relative to this genomic sequence to represent the inferred CDS: inserted 2 bases in 1 codon); the protein is MGRGVVAVFGPSELFSGLCHTDTLDPFPVWRDGAISPCFNQLVLGALAHAVVAVFSAIYLSAQRCSLLRSSPPCGWGLRVASALLVTLLFVVDLVLVVLLHRGDMYLDILADGCAILAWLVHFGALLVLQRSIYRRTRGPSVLLLLVLLPIPNLVVTLLAYAHEATFLDLAEPFRVVRLVLAVTRGLXLLVYLLAFAAPCVGEGSYTSMSVNDADSSLLIPESSYQDTGEVVAEDGSSIISRLMYLWLNPLLRLGRRGELERPCNVYLLPRRLRTSAVRRHFLRCWEDCQQRAATQRRNTTPRPANKSLQNRTWSSPLQEGIAVEEVGLLKVLHKAFGLRYYLLGVLKLAGNMLSFAGPLLLSSLVHYMEEEGAPVSQGAWCATGLFFSTFFSALIRNIFSFEVSKVSLSARAALISAIYGKALRVSGGSLAARFTLGEVVNFMSTDTDHVINFFNNFHEVWSLPFQFSIALYLLYLQVGVAFLGGLGVALLLVPLNKVLASKIMENNKHMLTHKDSRVKLMTEVLFGIRVIKFYNWEAYFAQKIADFRRQELSHLKAIKYLDAVCVYTWGSLPIVISIITFVTYVLLGHELTAATVFTTLALVGMLIVPLNSFPWVLNGILEAKVSLDRIQRFLKLPNQDLDAYFSLVAPGDPQDTIVMSQGIFSWQGPGGPDHPTSSDTESPKGSLMLHSLNLSITKGSLVVVVGKVGCGKSSLLAAITGELNRRGGDVYVQGREDGFGLAAQEPWIQHATVRDNILFGKDYNSSFYQAVVEACALTDDLNILPNGDRTEVGENGVTLSGGQKARLALARAVYMEKDIFLLDDPLAAVDSDVAHHLMERCIMGILRSKTRILCTHRIEFVDKADVVILMDNGTIIKTGTPEEVLPLVEAVPKNRKNDSNAKEKDVIEREEKQGPSNELFAEEESTLSREEQKAVGGLAWKVYHTYWRAVGGPLAVSILLSLLLMQASKNVSDWWLSHWISNLKNNGSAQSVLMPAYSSPHLLLFSPGGLMFPVNIMETTAFANMSSEVKFYLTVYSSIAGANTVFTAFRAFLFAFGGIRAALVIHNRLLDTVLKATVTFFDTTPLGRILNRFSSDLYSVDDTLPFFLNILLASIFGLLGMLVVMSYGLPWFLVALLPLGLLYHLTQRFYRHTSRDLKRLCSLTLSPVYSHFSETLSGLGTIRASSSASRFEEENERRLEQNQRCLFLSNAAMQWLDIRLQMIGVVVVTGISVIAVVQHQFKSIDPGLVGLSLSYALSITGLLSGLIFNFTQTEMQLVSVERTEEYSTTLPTEPQHSNPQVPTSWPEQGWVEFRGAVLSYREGLPNALDGVSLVVRPGEKVGVVGRTGSGKSTLFLALFRMVELNQGQILLDGVDTSQVGLAQLRSKLAIIPQDPFLFSGTVRENLDPCGRHPDPRLLEALEHCHLSPVINHIGGLGAEVGERGKSLSLGQRQLLCLARALLTEANILCIDEATASVDQKTDKLLQQTIREKFQDKTVLTIAHRINTIMDSDRVLVMHSGKVVEFDTPADLCQRDDSIFCKLVGGRGE